A single genomic interval of Cellvibrio sp. PSBB023 harbors:
- a CDS encoding discoidin domain-containing protein has product MKLKHSASIHSLALAMFSLSAAHTQATDYNDPWWASPNANTSFVDQFDGVSIDRSKWLVEQNIFVNGEDIDYQDVEYPAADWTFRVGQPDTGATDGKVLNLKARYMDGQIQDYYGGVAGQGKPLFIRAGRIESQITDDSTFVYGKFEARIKMPPARNAEFPAWWLLGNFPDVGWTACQELDIIEFTGANVSKAPQTHWSAPYAAYGGNPYGTTYAQLGINPSDEYVTYGVIKAPESVDYYINGVKTYSWTKAERGDQPWPYLTPMRMILNHAITHVEWPDVGNYNQFSTNANVANKTGYTRVNNGVTEYEYLDTAAMNANIGRAGTDFLVDYVAHWPLPTTDTWHKYIDESKYSFFRPTNNTKGFYSLKGWMAPVSVTADAYLQEGDNAYRDNSAKNAADGYVGSKWATPRDDNMHSVTIDYGVDKPIKYFWIEWSWNLPKSYDIFGKTASGNWEFILNSEQQSVGWATHTFDVNKTYRYIKLVTKGRIDKAEPIWLLEFKAFEDVHNVYPKPAGTPVVDRTVNMLGNGNFADGLTGWGSENYDGAGATYSVINGEARITAATQGTGSGSYQLHTQGFGLKRNYRYQISFRARAETPRNIQLRLAENQLNPSPAGTYLLQTIALGTSMTSYSFNIDFTGGDNPGRLAFLLGAMGNATTYIDDVVIKEIAYIGSGDPLVPAITATDFSGASSGWETDWWGVAQRAVDGATGNKASGNDGVAEGQDLWVSVNIDANYEVKEVLVAGDKSAPRSLAQFKVEYGTANNTLIDWSNSNTDGVYESFSNFVAYPPANERRFRFWFRPPAGQLVEVADVQLMAVDLKPHRIYTINLDNGGSISPAGTLRYSKNNTDSATYSFTPPPGGSVANVIVDGVSLGAMSSYTFNNIAASRTIAVAYNTTGASSSAASSSAPSSASSSSSSVAPVLLSQGRPVTASSNFQPAANAVDGNGGTRWESTHGVSPSWIMVDLGSSKNLSQVIIDWEAANAANYLVQASNNGMSWTTLKTITTGAFGDRTDTHSVTGNYRYVRIYATARSAGNQWGYSIWELKVTGN; this is encoded by the coding sequence ATGAAACTCAAACATTCGGCGAGTATCCACTCGCTGGCGCTGGCCATGTTCAGCCTCAGCGCAGCCCATACCCAGGCAACAGACTACAACGATCCCTGGTGGGCCAGCCCCAATGCTAATACCAGTTTTGTCGACCAATTCGATGGCGTGAGTATTGACCGCAGCAAGTGGTTAGTGGAGCAAAACATTTTTGTGAATGGCGAGGATATTGATTATCAGGATGTGGAATACCCCGCCGCTGACTGGACTTTCCGCGTCGGCCAACCTGATACCGGTGCCACAGATGGCAAGGTGCTCAACCTGAAGGCCCGCTATATGGATGGCCAGATCCAGGACTATTACGGCGGCGTTGCCGGTCAGGGCAAGCCGCTCTTTATCCGTGCGGGCCGGATTGAATCGCAAATTACCGATGATTCCACCTTTGTGTATGGCAAATTTGAAGCGCGCATCAAAATGCCACCGGCGCGCAACGCCGAATTCCCGGCCTGGTGGTTGTTGGGTAACTTCCCCGATGTGGGTTGGACTGCTTGCCAGGAGCTGGACATTATTGAGTTCACTGGCGCCAATGTCAGCAAAGCACCGCAAACCCACTGGTCGGCGCCCTACGCGGCCTATGGCGGCAATCCTTACGGCACCACTTACGCACAACTGGGCATTAATCCCAGCGATGAATATGTCACTTACGGCGTGATCAAAGCCCCGGAATCGGTCGATTACTACATCAACGGCGTTAAAACCTACAGTTGGACCAAAGCCGAGCGCGGCGACCAGCCCTGGCCTTACCTCACCCCCATGCGCATGATCCTCAACCACGCCATCACCCATGTGGAATGGCCGGACGTGGGCAATTACAACCAGTTCAGCACCAACGCCAATGTGGCCAATAAAACCGGCTACACCCGCGTCAATAACGGTGTGACCGAGTATGAATATTTGGATACCGCCGCGATGAACGCCAATATCGGTCGTGCGGGTACGGATTTCCTGGTCGATTACGTTGCCCACTGGCCACTGCCGACCACCGACACGTGGCACAAGTACATCGACGAAAGCAAATACAGCTTCTTCCGCCCCACCAATAACACCAAAGGTTTCTATTCGCTGAAAGGCTGGATGGCGCCGGTGTCCGTCACCGCAGATGCTTACTTACAAGAAGGTGATAACGCCTACCGCGATAACAGCGCCAAAAATGCCGCTGACGGCTATGTCGGTTCCAAGTGGGCAACCCCGCGCGACGACAATATGCATTCAGTCACCATCGACTACGGCGTGGACAAACCCATCAAATACTTCTGGATTGAATGGAGCTGGAACCTGCCCAAGTCTTACGACATCTTCGGTAAAACTGCGTCCGGCAACTGGGAATTTATCCTCAATTCGGAGCAGCAAAGTGTGGGTTGGGCGACACATACTTTTGATGTGAATAAGACCTATCGCTACATAAAACTGGTCACCAAAGGTCGCATAGATAAAGCCGAGCCAATTTGGCTGCTGGAATTCAAAGCCTTTGAGGATGTGCACAATGTATACCCCAAACCAGCGGGTACACCGGTGGTGGATCGCACCGTCAATATGCTTGGCAACGGCAACTTTGCCGACGGCCTGACCGGTTGGGGGAGCGAGAACTACGACGGTGCAGGCGCGACCTATAGCGTTATCAATGGTGAAGCGCGCATTACCGCCGCCACGCAAGGCACCGGGTCTGGCTCCTACCAGTTGCACACCCAGGGGTTTGGCCTGAAGCGCAACTATCGCTACCAGATCAGCTTCCGCGCCCGCGCTGAAACGCCGCGCAACATCCAACTGCGTCTGGCGGAAAACCAATTGAATCCATCACCGGCCGGAACCTATTTGCTGCAGACCATCGCCCTTGGTACCAGCATGACCAGCTACAGCTTTAACATCGATTTTACCGGTGGCGATAACCCCGGCCGCCTCGCCTTCCTGCTTGGCGCCATGGGTAATGCAACGACCTACATCGATGATGTGGTGATTAAAGAAATCGCCTACATAGGCTCCGGTGACCCGCTGGTTCCGGCAATTACCGCCACCGATTTCAGCGGCGCCAGCAGTGGCTGGGAAACTGACTGGTGGGGCGTAGCGCAACGCGCGGTGGATGGTGCAACCGGCAACAAAGCCAGCGGTAACGATGGTGTCGCCGAAGGTCAGGACTTGTGGGTGAGCGTGAACATCGATGCCAACTATGAAGTGAAAGAGGTACTGGTAGCGGGCGATAAATCCGCACCGCGCAGCCTCGCGCAGTTCAAAGTGGAATACGGCACCGCTAACAACACCCTGATCGACTGGAGCAACAGCAATACCGATGGCGTCTATGAAAGCTTCAGCAACTTCGTCGCCTACCCACCCGCGAATGAACGTCGCTTCCGCTTCTGGTTCCGCCCACCGGCAGGTCAATTGGTGGAAGTGGCCGATGTGCAGTTGATGGCCGTCGACCTGAAGCCCCACCGCATCTACACCATTAATTTGGACAACGGCGGCAGCATCAGCCCGGCAGGCACTTTGCGCTACAGCAAAAACAACACCGATTCCGCGACCTACAGCTTCACACCACCACCAGGTGGATCGGTCGCCAATGTGATTGTGGATGGCGTATCGCTCGGTGCCATGAGCAGCTACACCTTCAATAATATTGCTGCCAGCCGCACCATCGCCGTCGCCTACAACACCACTGGCGCCAGCTCATCGGCGGCCAGCTCCAGTGCCCCCTCCTCTGCCTCGTCCAGCAGTTCGAGTGTGGCACCGGTGTTGTTGTCCCAAGGTCGGCCGGTTACTGCCAGCAGTAACTTCCAACCCGCAGCCAATGCAGTGGATGGCAACGGCGGTACGCGCTGGGAATCCACCCACGGTGTCAGCCCCAGTTGGATCATGGTGGATTTGGGCAGCAGCAAAAACCTGAGTCAGGTGATTATTGATTGGGAAGCAGCCAACGCCGCCAACTATCTGGTGCAGGCATCCAACAACGGCATGAGCTGGACCACTTTGAAAACCATCACCACCGGCGCCTTTGGTGATCGCACCGACACCCACAGCGTTACAGGCAACTACCGCTATGTGCGCATTTACGCCACGGCACGCAGCGCAGGAAACCAATGGGGCTACTCCATTTGGGAGCTCAAGGTAACGGGCAACTAA
- a CDS encoding PEP-CTERM sorting domain-containing protein (PEP-CTERM proteins occur, often in large numbers, in the proteomes of bacteria that also encode an exosortase, a predicted intramembrane cysteine proteinase. The presence of a PEP-CTERM domain at a protein's C-terminus predicts cleavage within the sorting domain, followed by covalent anchoring to some some component of the (usually Gram-negative) cell surface. Many PEP-CTERM proteins exhibit an unusual sequence composition that includes large numbers of potential glycosylation sites. Expression of one such protein has been shown restore the ability of a bacterium to form floc, a type of biofilm.), whose product MKKTYTFLLSAIFTLGIGSTAQAAVITFDDLPATEVDAIHNGYHGFHWGDDFMTSVAYIHKDTMPGTGFATGVVSGNYAAFNNFATTSTISSNDLFDFNGANLTAAWNEGLLIEVTGFLNNLALFTQTVTVSTQYAQWFDFNFIGINQLSFRSWGGTPGNPDEGGEHFVMDNFTYNESTSTSVPESSSLALLLLGAAGILLGRKTKKS is encoded by the coding sequence ATGAAAAAAACCTACACCTTTTTATTATCAGCCATTTTCACGCTGGGTATTGGCAGCACCGCACAAGCAGCCGTCATTACCTTTGATGACTTGCCCGCAACCGAAGTCGACGCCATACACAACGGCTATCACGGTTTTCACTGGGGCGATGACTTCATGACCAGTGTTGCCTACATCCACAAAGACACCATGCCCGGCACCGGTTTCGCCACTGGCGTGGTATCTGGCAACTATGCTGCCTTCAATAACTTTGCAACCACCAGCACTATCAGCAGCAACGACCTGTTTGATTTCAACGGTGCAAACCTGACCGCTGCCTGGAATGAGGGATTACTGATTGAAGTCACCGGTTTTTTAAACAACCTCGCACTCTTCACCCAAACCGTCACCGTCAGCACGCAATACGCCCAGTGGTTTGATTTTAATTTTATCGGCATCAACCAACTCAGCTTCCGCTCCTGGGGCGGAACACCAGGCAACCCCGACGAAGGCGGCGAACATTTTGTGATGGATAATTTCACCTACAACGAATCCACCAGCACATCAGTACCCGAATCATCATCACTCGCCTTATTACTACTCGGCGCCGCCGGTATTTTATTAGGCCGCAAAACCAAAAAATCCTGA